From one Gemella morbillorum genomic stretch:
- the era gene encoding GTPase Era, whose amino-acid sequence MFDEQIKTGFVTIIGRPNAGKSTLLNNILKQKIAIMSDKPQTTRNIINGVYTDQDSQIVFIDTPGIHKPKHRLGDYMMKLASSAIQESEIVYLIINAGEKFGPGDQHLINIVKELNVPTFLLINKIDLISPEKLIEIISFYKDLYDFVEIVPISALKSINVDNLLNVTKKYLQLSYKMYPDDVITDSPEYFVISEFIREKVLQLTNQEIPHSIAVIIDKIEKQDGKKKNIIATIVVERKSQKGMIIGKQGKMIREIGTRARKDIEVLLGEKVFLELWVKVIDNWRSKPNQIRDLGYRDDVFD is encoded by the coding sequence ATGTTTGATGAACAAATAAAAACAGGGTTTGTCACTATTATTGGTAGACCTAATGCAGGAAAGTCTACATTGTTAAATAATATATTAAAACAAAAAATTGCAATAATGTCTGATAAACCTCAAACTACACGTAACATAATAAATGGAGTATATACCGACCAAGATTCACAAATTGTCTTTATTGATACACCAGGAATACATAAACCTAAACATCGTTTAGGTGATTATATGATGAAGCTTGCTAGTAGTGCTATTCAAGAATCAGAAATAGTTTATCTAATAATCAATGCAGGAGAAAAATTTGGTCCAGGGGATCAACATTTAATTAATATCGTTAAAGAATTGAATGTGCCAACATTTTTATTAATTAATAAAATAGATTTAATTAGTCCAGAAAAATTGATTGAAATTATATCATTTTATAAAGATTTATATGACTTCGTAGAAATCGTTCCTATTTCAGCGTTAAAATCTATTAATGTAGATAATTTATTAAATGTGACTAAAAAATACCTGCAATTAAGCTATAAAATGTATCCAGATGATGTTATTACTGATTCGCCGGAGTACTTTGTAATTTCTGAATTTATTAGAGAAAAAGTTTTACAACTTACCAATCAAGAAATACCACATTCTATTGCCGTGATTATAGATAAAATAGAAAAACAAGATGGCAAAAAGAAAAATATTATAGCCACAATTGTTGTAGAGAGAAAATCTCAAAAAGGTATGATTATCGGAAAACAAGGAAAGATGATTAGAGAAATTGGAACACGAGCACGAAAAGATATTGAAGTCTTATTGGGAGAAAAAGTATTTCTTGAACTTTGGGTAAAAGTAATCGATAATTGGCGCTCTAAACCAAACCAAATTCGTGATTTAGGTTACAGAGATGATGTCTTCGACTAA
- a CDS encoding RsmE family RNA methyltransferase: MQQYFVNDKFDINSTYNLSKDDSNHIVRIMRKKINDKIYVVFTDEIKYICSIINDNIESVIVKPYEEVRGSNELPIKITIAIPPLKNDKTEYLIQKLTELGVSSIVLFNSERNIAKIKKDKVESKLNRWQKIIKEAAEQSKRNLIPDITYIDCFEKLIEYSKSLDYKMVAYEKESINEDNYNLKKILNGPLENKSVIAVFGSEGGLSEKEINTLTSSEFDVISLGKRILRAETAPLYLTSCVSYFSEFK, translated from the coding sequence ATGCAACAGTATTTTGTTAATGATAAATTTGATATAAACTCTACATACAACCTATCCAAAGACGATAGTAATCATATTGTTAGAATTATGAGAAAAAAAATAAATGATAAAATTTATGTTGTTTTTACTGATGAAATCAAATATATTTGTAGTATCATAAACGACAACATAGAAAGTGTTATTGTTAAACCTTATGAAGAAGTAAGAGGGAGTAATGAGTTACCTATAAAGATTACAATTGCAATTCCGCCATTAAAAAATGATAAGACAGAGTATTTAATACAAAAATTAACTGAATTAGGTGTTAGTAGCATAGTATTATTTAATTCTGAAAGAAATATTGCGAAAATTAAAAAAGATAAAGTTGAATCTAAATTAAATCGTTGGCAAAAAATAATTAAAGAGGCAGCAGAACAATCAAAACGTAATCTTATACCTGATATTACATATATAGATTGTTTCGAAAAGCTTATAGAATATTCTAAATCGCTAGACTATAAAATGGTAGCTTATGAAAAAGAATCAATAAATGAAGATAACTATAATTTAAAAAAAATTTTAAATGGGCCGTTAGAGAATAAATCAGTTATAGCAGTGTTCGGCAGCGAAGGTGGTTTATCAGAAAAAGAAATAAATACTTTAACTTCATCTGAGTTTGATGTTATAAGCTTAGGTAAAAGAATATTAAGGGCTGAAACGGCACCTTTGTATTTGACAAGTTGTGTATCATATTTTAGTGAATTTAAATAA
- the recO gene encoding DNA repair protein RecO, translated as MMSSTNRNFIKGIIIKKIRYRDYHEILHVLTEHGKIESFFYENVHKSKKKVKVSTASEVTINFFSTSGMNKITNLEIENTYQNIVYDVLKNSYVANMLECLNYGIDSSFNLYKLLKLALTSINNDVSEKIVCCYFFMQILKDHGFIFKYQKTDYEYVGYSFLKNSFVDKFNIDYSVFGINDNLVKLTYYISIKNIDFLEGLELSNKDLIKLFSFFNLLFKEYIGIETKSYKKIMDLEEMLSSK; from the coding sequence ATGATGTCTTCGACTAATAGAAATTTTATCAAAGGTATAATCATAAAAAAAATAAGATATCGTGATTATCATGAAATACTTCATGTTCTTACTGAACATGGAAAAATAGAAAGTTTTTTTTATGAAAATGTGCATAAAAGCAAAAAAAAAGTTAAAGTTAGTACAGCGAGTGAAGTTACTATTAACTTTTTCTCTACAAGTGGTATGAATAAAATAACTAATTTAGAAATAGAAAACACATACCAAAATATAGTCTATGATGTACTGAAAAACAGCTATGTTGCTAATATGCTAGAATGTCTTAATTATGGTATTGATTCCTCATTTAATTTATATAAATTATTAAAACTTGCCTTAACCTCAATTAATAATGATGTAAGCGAAAAAATAGTATGTTGTTATTTTTTTATGCAAATATTAAAAGATCACGGCTTTATATTTAAATATCAAAAGACAGACTATGAGTATGTAGGTTATAGTTTTTTAAAAAACAGTTTTGTTGATAAATTTAATATCGATTATAGTGTTTTTGGTATTAATGATAATCTTGTCAAGCTAACATATTATATAAGTATAAAAAATATAGATTTTTTAGAAGGTTTAGAGTTAAGTAACAAAGATTTAATTAAACTTTTTTCTTTCTTTAATCTTTTATTTAAAGAATATATAGGAATCGAAACTAAATCATATAAAAAAATAATGGACCTTGAAGAAATGTTAAGTTCTAAATAG
- the coaBC gene encoding bifunctional phosphopantothenoylcysteine decarboxylase/phosphopantothenate--cysteine ligase CoaBC gives MNILQIVSGGIAAYKAIDLSSSLVKKGHNVKVVLTSNAQKFVTELPFQTLTKNRVYTDTFIELNENEIQHIDLVKWADKIIVAPTTANILSKFANGIADDLATSLMLAVKDFSKVYIVPAMNTTMYENLIIQENIAKLSKLGFNFIEPDSGLLACGDVGQGKFPQTEKILAELFNNDKKELLGKRVLITAGPTKEFIDPFRCLTNPSSGKMGIAIANEVAKRGGEVILVTGVGIKESHENIKVKKIVSTQDMYEVVKENYKDCDIIIKAAAVSDYTPVEVFDKKVKKQTDDLAIQFKRTPDILKYVGEHKKENQIVVGFAAETNDLLDYAKEKIKKKNLDYIVANDISKQGIGFGSDDNEVYIIAKNGNIKKVEKTTKENIAKELLDTII, from the coding sequence ATGAACATATTACAAATCGTTTCAGGGGGAATAGCTGCATATAAAGCTATTGATTTATCTAGTTCCTTAGTAAAAAAAGGGCATAATGTTAAAGTTGTTTTAACTAGTAATGCACAAAAATTTGTAACAGAATTGCCATTTCAAACTTTAACAAAAAATAGAGTATATACTGATACTTTTATAGAATTAAATGAGAATGAGATTCAGCATATAGACCTGGTAAAATGGGCTGATAAAATAATAGTCGCACCTACGACAGCTAATATCCTTTCTAAATTTGCAAATGGTATTGCTGATGATTTAGCTACATCACTTATGCTGGCAGTAAAAGATTTTTCCAAAGTATATATTGTTCCTGCTATGAATACAACAATGTACGAAAATCTGATTATTCAAGAAAATATTGCTAAGCTTTCTAAATTAGGCTTCAATTTTATAGAACCCGACAGTGGTTTGCTTGCTTGTGGAGATGTCGGACAAGGGAAATTTCCTCAAACTGAAAAAATACTAGCAGAGCTGTTTAATAATGACAAGAAAGAGCTTTTAGGGAAAAGAGTTCTAATTACAGCTGGTCCTACAAAAGAATTTATAGATCCATTTAGATGTTTAACTAATCCATCGAGTGGAAAAATGGGAATAGCAATAGCAAATGAAGTAGCAAAACGTGGAGGCGAAGTAATTTTAGTAACCGGAGTAGGAATAAAAGAAAGTCACGAAAACATAAAAGTTAAAAAAATTGTTAGCACACAGGATATGTATGAAGTAGTTAAAGAAAATTATAAAGACTGTGATATTATAATAAAAGCCGCTGCTGTTTCGGATTACACACCTGTAGAAGTTTTTGATAAAAAAGTGAAAAAACAAACTGATGATCTAGCAATTCAATTTAAGCGTACGCCAGATATTTTGAAATATGTCGGAGAACACAAAAAAGAAAATCAAATAGTTGTAGGCTTTGCTGCTGAAACAAACGATTTATTAGATTATGCTAAAGAAAAGATTAAGAAGAAGAATTTAGATTATATAGTTGCCAATGATATTTCTAAGCAAGGCATCGGTTTTGGTAGTGATGATAATGAAGTTTATATTATCGCAAAAAATGGAAATATCAAAAAAGTAGAGAAAACTACCAAAGAAAATATAGCAAAGGAATTATTGGATACTATAATATAG
- the priA gene encoding replication restart helicase PriA codes for MYAEIIVDVNNHNVNQSFYYIIPKEFENEDIVGYRVEVPFGTRIVQGYVTNIFETYTGNADLSKFKYIKKLKDNFPVFTKEMLLLSKIMAEELFCTRIQVLETMIPTIFKNKYIEYYELLDGNKTLLLDYKKYFNAEDLIEKKKFEKIFTVEQIGYLISLKAIRLISKIKERNNKTTERYLVLNDFKNKKLTTKQKILIDYLLAHNKIKISDVKQKLNIGTSVIKKLIDSSTLTVIEEDEELHINSSIMTNTNNLSIYQKDVYDKISRNFSGKKFNEYLLHGVTGSGKTEIYIRLVENILIQNKEAIVLVPEIILTPQIEKKFRGIFGDNIAVLHSRLSTREKYYEWKKIRDGKVKICLGTRSAIFAPFQNLGLIIIDEEHENSYKQTDSPRYDAKDIAKKRGVYNKCSVIYASATPSIDLYYNFKQKNVDNILTLSHRFNNKLPKISVIHNDNKEEVISLKLLEKIREKLDAKEQILLLINKRGYTNFIRCYLCGHLYKCPNCDISLNYHKYDNSLHCHFCGYHEKISNIKKCCSNPELVAGNFGIQKVEEYLLEKIPELRIIRMDSDTTTRKGSYEKLLTNFKEHKADLLLGTQMISKGLDFPNITLVGVLSIDGLMAIPSFKANEKLFQLLVQTAGRAGRSDKEGEVVFQTNISSNIIDYAIKQSYLDFYKYEVNRRKLINYPPFCKISFITIKGYDEKKVEYAAKTIYNFLREKNKTLDILGPNRNVFYKINNEYKYNVAVKYQEDEYKQLYPLLKYINNYFADSFSTEKITITIDNFAQDYI; via the coding sequence ATGTATGCAGAGATTATAGTTGATGTAAATAATCATAATGTTAATCAAAGTTTTTATTATATAATTCCAAAAGAATTTGAAAATGAAGATATAGTAGGTTATCGAGTTGAAGTACCGTTCGGAACAAGAATAGTACAAGGATATGTAACGAATATATTTGAAACATACACAGGAAATGCAGATTTATCAAAGTTTAAATATATTAAAAAATTAAAAGATAACTTTCCAGTTTTTACTAAAGAGATGTTGTTGTTATCTAAAATTATGGCAGAAGAACTTTTTTGTACAAGAATACAAGTGTTGGAAACTATGATACCAACTATTTTTAAAAATAAATATATTGAATACTATGAGTTATTAGATGGAAATAAAACTTTGCTCTTGGATTACAAAAAATATTTCAATGCTGAAGATTTAATTGAAAAGAAAAAATTTGAAAAAATTTTCACTGTTGAGCAAATAGGCTACTTAATATCATTAAAGGCAATAAGACTAATAAGTAAAATTAAAGAAAGAAATAATAAAACTACTGAACGTTATTTAGTCTTAAATGATTTTAAAAATAAGAAATTAACTACTAAACAGAAAATTCTAATCGATTATCTTTTAGCGCACAATAAAATTAAGATATCTGATGTTAAACAAAAGCTTAATATAGGGACTAGTGTCATAAAAAAATTAATAGATAGTAGCACATTAACCGTAATAGAAGAAGATGAAGAATTACATATTAATTCTTCAATAATGACTAATACTAACAATCTTAGTATTTATCAAAAAGATGTATATGATAAAATTTCCCGAAATTTTAGTGGAAAAAAATTTAATGAGTATTTATTACATGGTGTTACTGGATCAGGTAAAACAGAGATATATATTAGATTAGTTGAGAATATTTTGATACAAAATAAAGAAGCTATAGTACTTGTCCCAGAAATAATTTTAACACCTCAAATAGAAAAAAAATTCAGAGGTATCTTCGGAGATAATATCGCCGTATTACATTCGCGTTTGTCAACACGCGAGAAATACTACGAGTGGAAAAAAATTCGTGACGGGAAAGTTAAAATTTGTTTAGGAACACGTTCAGCTATTTTTGCCCCTTTTCAAAATCTTGGTTTAATTATTATTGATGAAGAACATGAAAATAGTTATAAACAAACAGATTCTCCTAGATATGATGCAAAAGATATAGCTAAAAAGCGTGGGGTATACAATAAATGCAGTGTAATTTATGCTAGTGCGACTCCATCTATTGATTTGTATTACAACTTTAAACAAAAAAATGTCGATAATATACTAACACTTTCTCATAGATTTAATAATAAGTTACCAAAAATTTCTGTTATTCATAACGATAACAAAGAGGAAGTTATTTCTCTAAAATTATTAGAAAAAATACGTGAAAAGCTAGACGCAAAAGAGCAAATTTTATTACTTATTAACAAACGTGGATATACCAATTTTATTCGCTGTTACTTATGCGGACATCTATACAAATGCCCTAATTGCGATATAAGCTTAAATTATCATAAATACGATAATTCATTACATTGTCATTTTTGTGGGTACCATGAGAAAATTTCAAATATAAAAAAATGTTGCTCTAATCCAGAACTGGTTGCCGGGAATTTTGGCATCCAAAAAGTAGAAGAGTACTTACTAGAAAAAATTCCTGAATTAAGAATAATACGTATGGATTCAGATACAACAACCAGAAAAGGTTCGTATGAAAAACTACTAACAAATTTCAAAGAACATAAAGCAGATTTATTACTAGGAACACAAATGATTTCTAAGGGATTAGATTTTCCTAATATTACTTTAGTAGGAGTCTTATCTATTGATGGTCTTATGGCTATTCCAAGCTTTAAAGCAAACGAAAAACTCTTTCAATTATTGGTGCAAACAGCAGGTCGAGCAGGAAGAAGCGATAAAGAAGGAGAAGTGGTCTTCCAAACTAATATATCAAGCAATATCATAGATTACGCTATCAAGCAAAGTTATTTAGATTTTTATAAATATGAAGTAAATAGACGGAAACTCATAAATTATCCACCTTTTTGTAAAATATCATTTATTACTATTAAAGGGTACGATGAAAAAAAAGTCGAATATGCCGCAAAGACTATTTACAATTTTTTAAGAGAAAAAAATAAAACTTTAGATATCTTAGGTCCAAATAGAAATGTATTTTATAAAATAAATAATGAATATAAATATAATGTAGCTGTAAAATATCAAGAGGATGAGTATAAACAACTGTATCCACTTTTAAAATATATAAACAATTATTTTGCAGATAGTTTTTCTACTGAAAAAATAACGATAACTATTGACAATTTTGCGCAAGATTATATCTAA
- the ffh gene encoding signal recognition particle protein: protein MAFENLSERLQNTIAKLTGKGKVSEADVKEMMREVRLALLEADVNFKVVKDFVKKISERAVGTEVMKSLTPAQQIVKIVNEELIELLGGTNVELNQGGKITTTMMVGLQGAGKTTTAGKLALKVKKTMKKKPLLIAADVYRPAAVQQLKTLGKQLDIEVFYVDKDPVDIVKEGLEFAREHYYNYVIIDTAGRLHIDELLMDELKDIKSAVNPDEILLVVDAMIGQEAVNIATSFDEQLDITGLVLTKLDGDTRGGAALSIKSITGKPIKLVGMGEKMNDLELFHPERMASRILGMGDVLTLIEKAQANIDEDEAKKMQEKLLNQSFTFEDFLSQLEQVKKLGSFKDILGMIPGMGKMKNMNLDAVDEKQFVYVEAIIKSMTIEERQNPDIINVPRRKRIAAGSGRPISEVHKLIKQFEEMRKMMKQFGGLMNDKSKRKGLGRMFGGKLPF, encoded by the coding sequence ATGGCATTTGAAAATTTATCAGAAAGATTGCAAAATACTATTGCAAAATTAACAGGAAAAGGAAAGGTATCTGAAGCTGATGTTAAAGAAATGATGCGAGAAGTTCGTCTTGCATTATTAGAAGCTGATGTTAATTTTAAAGTAGTAAAAGACTTTGTTAAAAAAATAAGTGAACGTGCAGTAGGGACAGAAGTTATGAAATCACTAACTCCTGCTCAACAAATTGTCAAGATTGTTAATGAAGAGTTGATAGAATTACTTGGTGGTACTAATGTTGAACTTAACCAAGGTGGGAAAATTACAACAACTATGATGGTTGGACTTCAAGGTGCAGGGAAAACTACTACTGCAGGGAAACTTGCACTTAAAGTTAAAAAAACTATGAAGAAAAAACCGCTTCTTATTGCAGCCGATGTTTATCGTCCTGCTGCTGTTCAACAACTTAAAACTCTTGGAAAACAATTAGACATAGAAGTTTTTTACGTTGACAAAGATCCAGTTGACATTGTTAAAGAAGGTTTAGAGTTCGCTCGAGAACATTACTATAATTATGTTATTATAGATACTGCAGGGCGTCTTCATATTGATGAACTGCTTATGGATGAATTAAAAGATATAAAATCAGCAGTAAATCCAGATGAAATTCTACTTGTTGTGGATGCAATGATAGGGCAAGAAGCTGTCAATATCGCAACATCATTCGATGAACAGTTGGATATTACAGGTCTTGTTCTTACAAAACTTGATGGTGATACTCGTGGTGGAGCAGCATTGTCTATTAAATCAATTACTGGAAAACCTATTAAGTTAGTAGGTATGGGTGAGAAAATGAATGACCTTGAGTTATTCCACCCAGAACGTATGGCATCACGTATTTTAGGTATGGGCGATGTTCTTACCCTGATTGAAAAAGCCCAAGCTAATATCGATGAAGATGAAGCAAAAAAAATGCAAGAAAAGTTACTTAATCAAAGTTTCACATTTGAAGATTTTTTATCACAACTAGAACAGGTTAAAAAATTAGGTAGCTTTAAAGATATTCTTGGAATGATTCCTGGAATGGGAAAAATGAAAAACATGAATTTGGATGCTGTAGATGAAAAACAATTTGTTTATGTTGAAGCTATCATCAAATCTATGACTATTGAAGAACGTCAAAATCCTGATATTATAAATGTACCACGTCGTAAGCGTATTGCTGCTGGTAGTGGACGCCCAATTAGTGAAGTTCATAAACTTATTAAGCAGTTTGAAGAAATGCGTAAAATGATGAAACAATTTGGTGGTTTAATGAATGATAAATCTAAGAGAAAGGGTCTTGGGAGAATGTTTGGTGGCAAACTTCCATTCTAA
- the mltG gene encoding endolytic transglycosylase MltG, which translates to MNEEQVRKRREELRKKNRENKGKAPILPIFLTVILVAAISVLSFFYYMTTPVDKSNNNDITIEIKENYGSAKIAEELKNKGLIRNQAVFKLYTRIKSDTFYVGSFSLKPSMSMAKIIDELSSKDKAKSANSFAVIEGDSILKLAQKLEKTKLSSKEFLEKVNDAEFIKKLQKQFPELITDDIYGKDIKYALEGYLYPAIYNIEENETVESLITKMVKTTNERVVPLFKKNSGEWIINNEKVKISIHDYITMASILEKESTKTDENKLIASVFFNRLAKGMKLQTDPSANYAADKLTGAPTQRELSLQSPYNTYTTVGLPPGPIASVGVASYEALNNAETTDYLYFLHASKDGKAYFSKTYEEHENLAKEHIEGYIPSRS; encoded by the coding sequence ATGAACGAAGAACAAGTAAGAAAACGCAGAGAAGAATTGCGAAAAAAAAATAGAGAAAACAAAGGGAAAGCCCCTATACTACCAATTTTTCTAACAGTAATATTAGTTGCAGCTATTTCAGTATTATCATTCTTTTATTACATGACAACACCTGTAGATAAAAGTAATAATAATGATATAACAATAGAGATTAAAGAAAATTATGGTAGTGCCAAAATTGCAGAGGAATTAAAGAATAAAGGACTAATACGAAATCAGGCAGTCTTTAAGCTATATACAAGAATAAAATCAGATACATTTTATGTTGGTAGCTTTTCACTAAAACCTAGCATGAGCATGGCTAAAATAATTGATGAACTTAGTTCAAAAGACAAAGCTAAATCAGCCAATAGTTTTGCGGTTATTGAAGGTGATAGTATTTTGAAACTTGCTCAAAAGCTAGAAAAAACTAAATTAAGTAGTAAAGAATTTTTAGAGAAAGTTAATGATGCTGAATTTATAAAAAAATTACAAAAACAATTTCCTGAACTTATTACAGATGATATATATGGCAAAGATATTAAATATGCGCTTGAAGGATATTTATATCCAGCAATTTACAACATAGAAGAAAATGAAACTGTAGAATCATTAATTACAAAAATGGTTAAAACTACTAATGAAAGAGTCGTTCCATTGTTCAAAAAAAATAGTGGAGAATGGATAATTAATAATGAAAAAGTAAAAATTTCTATTCATGACTACATTACAATGGCAAGTATTTTAGAGAAAGAATCAACTAAGACAGATGAAAATAAACTTATCGCCAGTGTATTCTTTAATCGTTTAGCAAAAGGAATGAAACTACAAACTGATCCGTCAGCTAATTATGCAGCCGATAAATTAACAGGTGCACCTACACAAAGAGAACTATCTCTACAATCACCATATAATACATATACAACAGTAGGACTACCTCCTGGGCCTATTGCTTCAGTAGGAGTGGCTTCATATGAAGCACTGAATAACGCGGAAACTACAGATTATTTATATTTCTTACATGCTTCAAAAGATGGGAAAGCATATTTTTCTAAAACTTATGAAGAACATGAAAACTTAGCTAAGGAGCATATAGAAGGATATATCCCGAGCAGAAGTTAA
- a CDS encoding DUF1292 domain-containing protein, which yields MQEKDLKNISIDNTEEVYTLSTLEGEEKEYRKILEFTNPTNGNLYYIFAEEETIDEEEISIFPMVCVEDDEDNIRFEPVETDEEYDMISEVLDTFYYDESE from the coding sequence ATGCAAGAGAAAGATTTAAAAAATATTAGCATAGATAATACAGAGGAAGTATACACGCTTAGTACATTAGAAGGAGAAGAGAAAGAATATCGTAAAATTTTAGAGTTTACAAACCCGACTAATGGTAACCTATATTATATTTTCGCGGAAGAAGAAACTATTGATGAAGAGGAAATCAGCATTTTCCCTATGGTATGCGTAGAAGATGATGAAGATAATATTCGTTTTGAACCAGTAGAAACTGATGAAGAATATGATATGATTTCAGAAGTATTAGATACTTTTTATTATGATGAGAGTGAGTAA
- the ybeY gene encoding rRNA maturation RNase YbeY — MTFVDIIDDNNLIEDTTKDMLVELLKCAAKHENINTEITEMSLSFVSKEEIQEINRDYRGKDVPTDVISFALNDEIEDEVHIIGLEDEFNSIGDIIICVDIAREQAQEYNHSFDREIGFLAVHGFLHLLGYDHMNEEDEKEMFDKQEAILEEFGLRR, encoded by the coding sequence ATGACTTTTGTTGATATTATTGATGACAACAATTTGATTGAAGATACTACGAAAGATATGTTGGTAGAGCTTTTAAAATGTGCTGCAAAACATGAAAATATTAACACTGAAATCACCGAAATGTCTTTATCTTTTGTAAGTAAAGAAGAAATTCAAGAGATAAATCGTGATTACAGAGGAAAAGATGTACCTACAGATGTTATATCATTTGCTTTAAACGACGAAATAGAAGATGAAGTTCATATTATAGGATTAGAAGATGAATTTAATTCTATTGGGGATATAATAATATGTGTTGATATTGCTCGTGAACAAGCACAAGAATATAATCATAGCTTTGATCGTGAAATTGGATTTTTAGCAGTTCATGGCTTTTTACATTTATTAGGTTATGATCATATGAATGAAGAAGATGAAAAAGAGATGTTTGATAAACAAGAAGCGATTCTTGAAGAATTTGGATTAAGGAGATAA
- the trmL gene encoding tRNA (uridine(34)/cytosine(34)/5-carboxymethylaminomethyluridine(34)-2'-O)-methyltransferase TrmL, which produces MNNIVLFQPEIPANTGNIARTCVGTNTRLHLIRPLGFSIDDKHVKRAGLDYWEHLDLIVWDSFDEFLEATSDKNYFLITKFGQKTYSDFDFSNKNDEEIYFIFGRETKGLPKEFREKYSEQALRIPMSENVRSLNLSNTAALIIYEALRQQNFSKLN; this is translated from the coding sequence ATGAATAATATAGTTTTATTTCAACCAGAAATTCCTGCAAATACAGGGAATATTGCACGTACTTGTGTAGGTACAAATACAAGGTTGCATTTAATAAGGCCATTAGGTTTTTCTATTGATGATAAACACGTTAAACGAGCTGGTTTGGATTATTGGGAACATCTAGACCTAATAGTTTGGGATAGTTTTGATGAGTTTTTAGAAGCAACTAGCGATAAAAATTATTTTTTAATAACTAAATTTGGACAAAAAACTTATTCTGATTTTGACTTTTCTAATAAAAACGATGAAGAAATCTATTTTATTTTTGGAAGAGAAACTAAAGGATTACCTAAAGAATTTAGAGAAAAATATAGTGAACAGGCTCTTCGTATCCCTATGAGCGAAAACGTTCGTTCACTTAACTTATCTAATACTGCTGCTTTAATAATATATGAAGCACTTAGGCAACAAAATTTTAGCAAATTAAATTAA
- the ylxM gene encoding YlxM family DNA-binding protein, whose translation MEIEQIIKVSQLYDFYSELLSQKQKQYLNDYFFNDLSLTEISENYEISKQAVSNNIKRTIIELEQFEEKLNLIKLNNERLFLLNEIRKLTDNEEILDYIEQLSKLEN comes from the coding sequence GTGGAAATAGAACAGATTATAAAAGTTTCACAACTTTATGACTTTTACTCTGAATTATTAAGTCAAAAACAAAAACAGTACTTGAATGATTACTTTTTTAATGACTTATCTCTTACAGAGATTTCGGAAAATTATGAGATATCAAAACAAGCAGTTTCTAATAATATTAAAAGAACAATAATAGAATTAGAACAATTTGAAGAAAAATTAAATTTAATTAAATTAAATAATGAAAGGTTATTTTTATTAAATGAAATTAGAAAATTAACTGATAATGAAGAAATATTAGATTACATTGAGCAGTTAAGTAAATTAGAAAACTAG
- a CDS encoding DivIVA domain-containing protein encodes MSVELNLTAKNIYEKEFKKSRVKGYSEDDVNDYLDLIIEDYMKLDKLLTRIKELEIENQNLKIKIDALKNVTKDEKPNQVTNLDILKRLSKLEIAVFGPNNKENEIY; translated from the coding sequence ATGAGTGTTGAATTGAATTTAACAGCAAAAAATATTTATGAAAAAGAATTTAAAAAGAGTAGGGTAAAGGGATATAGCGAAGACGATGTTAATGACTATTTAGATTTAATTATCGAAGATTATATGAAATTAGATAAACTATTAACTCGTATTAAAGAGCTAGAAATAGAGAATCAAAATCTAAAAATAAAAATTGATGCTTTAAAAAATGTTACAAAGGATGAAAAACCTAACCAAGTGACAAATCTGGATATATTAAAGAGATTGTCTAAATTGGAAATTGCTGTGTTCGGTCCAAATAATAAAGAGAATGAAATCTATTAA